In Felis catus isolate Fca126 chromosome B1, F.catus_Fca126_mat1.0, whole genome shotgun sequence, the sequence taaacaaacaaaagcaataaaaaaactATTACATATTTTCTCAATATATTCTTATTTCAATACCTTATAAAAACTGCCctgatttgaatatttttcatagtTAAAATTACTCTGAAAAATTACACAAATGTCAAAAGGTATTATTAAGGGCTTTCCAAGTAAATACAGTTATGCTATGGTGAAGTTCTTAAAGTCAAAGACTCAACTGATTAATAACAGCCCTTATACATTTTCAGACTTAAATATCACCATCACATACTCTGAGGCACAGAATTCCAGGTTTTGCTAAGTACTTCTTTGGCAATTCAAGAAATACAAAGCTTCACCATAAGGAAAATTTTGATCCTCCTGTAGGCACTTCTCCCTAATTTTCACAGCACAATATCAATAAATATTGTCATCATCAAAACCGCCATTAATGCATctgatactgtgtgtgtgtgtgtacatgtgtacttAGGAAAAGTATAAAAGGATGTATGCTGTAATAGTGGTTACCTTTAGAAGATTAagcatgatttttatttgttttcaacaGTTTTCTGATGTATCtagttttcaatatatatataattagaaatgATTACCTATTTCCATTAAGATATATGACATAAATTATCAGCATGTAAATAAACCAGCTTTATGAAGCCCATCAATACAGACTCACAGTAGCAAAGCACACTCACCTGCTTCATTACACAAAGCTTTCAAGTCTGCTCCAACGTACCCATGAGCACTATTTGCCAGCTGTAGCAGCTCAGCTTCAGTGAGCAAATGGGGTACAGTTCGAAGAAGTTTCTGGAGGATATCTAGCCGATCCTCAGCATTAGGAACTCCAATCTCAATCTCTTTATCAAATCGTCCAGGTCTTCGAAGTGCAGCATCTAAGGCATGAGGGCGATTTGTGGCCCCAAGGACCAACACTTGTCCTTCACTTCCTTCctaacaaaatgagaataaatatccttacttttaaaagtaataaacataTTGGCACTGGCTCTGTAGATCAGATGAATCTAACTGTCCAGGCTGCTAAGTCCTACCCGTTACACTTTTATTACTCATCCCATATCTTCCTAAGTTCAGCCTAAATACTCCCTCTCCTAGAAAGTTTTCCAATAATTACCTTTCCAACTATAGTAAGTGATGTCTCTCCCATTTTTAGCATCTAAACTTCACCATCTTCATGaatggaggggcagggagagagggaaacagaatccaaagcaggctccagactctgagctgccagcacagagaccaacacagggctcaaatctatgaaccatgagatcataactgaCCCgatgtcagatgtttaaccaactgagccacccaggtgccccaggaatgaaatttaaaacaacaaattataaaaaacataatGATTAGCCACCTGTGAGGTTATCCAACACTCTATTCTGATGATACAGTGTAATACAAGTTTAACTGAAACGTGATTGAAAGTAAGAAAACTCAACCTGTTCAATTGTACTGGATGTGCCAACAGAAAATGCATGGATTACAATAAAATCTGTGAATTATGAATCTAGAAGATAAATACAGGCCCTTAAGCATTTTCACACTAAAACATCAGTATCAGATGCTTCCAGTCCTGCCCATAGACAAGAACACCAATCCAGAGTAGACTTACCCTAGCAGCAGAGAAAGCAGAATGACATAGTAATTAAGATCCTCCAACACAAAGCCTTCCATCCGATTTTATACTTCCCAAAAACTCTTCTAATTATAATACAGCTCTCCATACATATTTGTCTTCAAGATGAAAAGATTCAACCATAAACAAAGATATCTGGTTGGCTTAATGGTGATATTCTTATTATAAATAGACAAACTGGCATCCCAGTTTATGTATGTCTCTCGTGAGTGTTGCTATTGTGAGTCAGTCCTCAGCCCTGCCACCTCCAACATACTAACATCACTGAACTCTCcaattttaaagatggagaaccAAACCTGGGATGATCACACCTAGTTATTGCACCTAGACTGAGAACGAGGTGGTCATCCAGCTTCCTCCAGGTTCAACTCTTCTCTAATGTTATTCTTAAAATTGTAACGCATATTAGCAAATAACAGACACTTAAAACCCAACCTTCACATTATTTTCACATGTTTAGTTTTTACCAACAAGTAGTAAAAACCAAAAAGTTCTAACAGTCCAGTTTTGCAATGTGCAAAAGGAGGACTTGGGACTAcatgatttctaaaatttcttttggTTCTACCATGACTCTACAAAACGAGTTATTTATGTAAAAATCCTGCATAAGAAATGTATTCTGCTAAATGGCTGTCAGGAGTCTGAAagaatttttcttcattcctgCTTCTACATCTATGGATCTTCCTTTCACAAGCAGCACAGTCTTTATTAATTTGCAAGTGTATGCCCTATCAGAGAATCTATAGAGAGAATCTATAGATTCTATAGAATCTATCATGGGTAGCTTCTTTTTAAACCCTgcacaaacaggggcacctgggtggctcagttggttaagcgtctgactcttggtttcggttcagagcatgatctcacaatccgtgagttcaagccccatgtccagctccacactgaaagcacagagcccgcttggggtttttctctccctctctctgacctccccagcttgcactctctccctctctctctctctctctcttgtgctctctctctctctctctcttcaaaaataaataaacataaaaaaatttttttaattaaaaaaaatttaaatgttgcacaaacatatttttccattattctttatttcctttctactgTCAAACTTAAAGCCCCAAAAGAATCAATTTGTACATGAGTATTCAAGACTTAATCATGAGATTTCTTAGTAAAATCCTCTAAAATATATCTAAatcttctttactgatttttgtttctggttttttattttattaaaataatttttttcaatgtttatttatttatttattttaattttttttaacgtttatttatttttgagacagagagagacagagcatgaatgggggagggtcagagagagagggagacacagaatctgaaacaggctccaggctctgagccatcagcacagagcctgacgcggggctggaactcatggaccatgagatcatgacctgagccgaagtcggtcactcaaccgactgagccacccaggcgcccctatgtttatttatttttgaaaaagaaagacggagcacgagtgggggcagggcagggacggagagggagacagaatccaaaacaggctccaggctcttagctgtcagcacaaagcccaacatagggcttgaacacgtgaccagtgagatcatgacctgagccaaagtcacaggcttaaccgactgagccacccaggcaccccgcttcCGGTTTTTAAGttaatatcatttattataaaagaaatccatcattgtatattattttatacgGTAAAAAAGACAGTGCAGGTATACTATCCTAGAAGTTACTAAGATTTCTgctgaagaaaattattttaggggtcTTTCCTCTagtttttatggctaatatttttCCCTATCCTAGAATACCCCAAAACTCAGACATATTTGTTAGTTTTTGCTACTACATACATATTATTAAGAGGCAACCCTTTCCTACACAGAATCAATACTGGTGCTATACTTACTGAACCAATACCATCCATCAGTGTTAACAGTGATGCTACCACTCTTTTTTCCACTTCATTCTGAGCCCCTTCTCTTTTAGGACAAAGTGCATCCAGctcatcaataaaaataattgatggGTGCctgaaaaaaacaagtaaaatgaattctttaatatacatatgatttttaaatttgatacaATCCATTCCAATTACAGAAACTAAAAGGGAGTACTCTTAAATTCTTAACTGAAatgtacatgcaaaagaatgaaacttacaccatacacaaaaataaattcaaaaatgaattaaaaacttaaatgtgagatgtgaaacaataaaaaccctaggagagagcacaggcagtaatttctctgacattggccagagaagcatttttctagatatgtctcctaaggcaaggggaaaaaaaaaaaaaaaacctattgggaatacatcaaaataaaaagcttttgcatagcaaactaaaataattaacaaaactaaaaggcaatcctactaaatgggagaagatactttcAATGACATGTCctataaagggttactatccaaaacaTAAGAAGAACTGATATACCTCAAcatccaaaacacaaataatccaactaaaaatgggcaaaagacatgaacatacatttctccaaagaaggtatacagattgccaacagacacataaaagatgctcaacattacttatCATGAGGAAAATGcgaatcaaaagtacaatgagatatcacctcccactggtcagactggctaaaataaaaaacacaagaaacaacaagcgttggtgtggatgtggagaaaaaggaaccctcatcccttatgctggtgggaatgcaaactggtgcagtcactgtggaggttcctcaaaaagttaaaaacaaaactaccctacaatccagcaatcacactactgggtatttaccaaaaaaatacaaaaatactcattcaaaggtatgtatgcacccctatgtttatagtagcattatttacaatagccaaattatggaagtagcccaagtgtccatcaataaatgagtgattaagaagatgtggtattaatacacaatggaatattattcagccataaaaagaatgagatcttgccatttgcaatgacatggatggagctacaaaatataatactaagtaaaataagtcagtaagagaaagacaaataccatattatttcacttacccctgaatttaagaaacaaaacaaatgagcaaaggaaaaaaaaatagagtgagagagggtgagaaagagggagacaagctaaaaaacagacttttaaatgtagagaacaactgatgattaccagagggatgggtgaaatagatgatggggattaaggaggacattCGTCCTGATGAGCAatgggtgatatatggaattgctgaatcactatattgtacatctgaaactgatataatactgcaaactatactggaattaaaataaaaaattaaaaaaaggaaatttaatgcATCAAATTTAGGgctttaattaataatattaagacAAAGGCAATAGAATGAAAAACCTTAGATTAATTGTTCTAACAGATCTGAACTCAATAAAAAGAAGACTATTGAGAATAGTCTACTACTCATGAGTCTATGCCCAAACAGAAGTTGACTGCTAATGCCCAATAAATTGTTATGATTGCAACAATTCAGAAGATGAGGCCAGAGATGTCCCTTGAAGCAGATGTAAATTCCAAGGAATAGAAATtccaataaacactaaaaaaagttgggagggagggggtggtgcctgggggctcagtcagttgagcatccaacttcggctcaggtcatgatctcaaggtttgtgggttcaacccctgcatcaggctctgtgctgacagctcagagcctggagcctgcttggattctgtgtctccctctctctctgcctctccctgactcccagtgtctctctcaaaaataaataaacattaaaaaaagaaagaaattccaaatgctcaccctctctttttttttttaagcctattaaaaaaacaactctcaaGATGATGAGTTCTCCCATAAAACGATGTGAATTCTCTCACAATAGAAAGCTTCAACTTCCAGGAacataacaacaaaaacatactACATAATAAGGTACACCACTGGTTCTCAAATTTTTAGTATTGGGACAACCAACTACTTTTTTCATGTGCtgtctctgggaaaaaaaaaactttaaatatgaaaGTTCCTTTGACAAGAGTAGAATTATGGTaagttaaaaaccaaaacagtggTAGAGACAGCCTTATTACAAATAACATTACATTAGACCATGTTATAGACCACACTCTTACTCATTGCAATGCAATAGGTAGCCTGAACTGAGGAATAATCAAAGCAAACTGTTTCTAAAGAGCAACATATTTGTCTCTTTGAAGCAaactataataacaaaaaattaagtttaaaggGCTACTATGATACAATCTACTAAGGCAACTAGATAAACTGGATATGCCTAAGTACTCTAGgtattctaaagaaagaaaatcatacatTTATATGCTCAAGCAAAATCACCTGACTTACCATCTGTTTTAATTCTCCTACTTTATGTAATTCAGTAACTCACCAAACTTTCAAGACAATATtagataaaaatacattaaatacaaCTTCATTAGATTTACAATCATTGCTAGTGCTATCGGTATTATTTTTGTACTGTTCTTTCATGCTTCATATAGTGTTAGTAAGTGTACTTTGATTACAATATCCTTGACTACTAATTACAAACATCTAAATGTAAAGAATACCGTAGAGTGGCTTCAGCAAATATCTGACGTAGCCTTGCTTCTGTCTCCCCATAGAATCtgtaacaaataaaatacatttaaggaccaacttttagtgtttttaaagtttcGTCTTTAAAAGCTCATCTGACTTTTCAAACATTTCCAGAATACTTAAAActactttcaaaaattattttcaaaacttaatttttatacacaattaaaagcaaatttaaagtatttcaacatatgaatatcCAGAGGGAATGCTATGCAGTCATTTTTTTGAAACACATTTAAGAAGTATTTAATAAAACTGTTTATTCTATTGAATTATGCACCTACTTGCTTATAATTTCAGGACCATTAATTACAGAAACATAGGCTCCGACTTCATTAGCAACAGCCCTAGCAATCATGGTCTTCCCAGTACCTGGAGGGCCATAGAGTAACACTCCTCTAGGTGGAggaattcctagaagaaaaagaagactgtATTCAACATTACTAGGTTTCTTGTGTTATCATATGATTGCAAACATGAGTTGTAAATTTACCTTGTATCACAAAACTAAAGTAAGAGTCAGACCTTCTgaccctgccccttcccctcaaaATGTACTAACTGGCCCAAACACTGAtctccagaaattattttttctctctcagtagACCCAACCAGGCCAGGCACACTGGTGAAAAACTGGCTGGACATCCACAAAATTGCTATGTCCCATCCCACACAGCACAGTTCAATAATCAGAACACAAAGCTCAGACAAGAACAAGGACATCCAAAACAAGCCATCAATCTTAATTTTCATCCAACTAGCCAACTTAGACTATATAAAGATTACTAGCAAAATGTTGATCCAAGGGTTCATTCCATGTTTATATATAGactcatgaaaaaggaaaaggcagagaaagagatggtAGGCATCAAATACATGCAGAGGATCTGGGCAATTACCATACAGAGGAATCCCTGAGTTTCCTAGGAGCCAATCACTCCCTTAACCACTTGCTTAAATGCAAATAGATCTGCACACAGCTACATTTCCTAACAAAGAAATTTTACCCAACATATTTGAATGTTTGGTTTACTTCTTTGGTCATTACAGCTCATCTAGAATGACAAGATACCAATTCTAGATCCAATACAAACAATTGTGGAAGTATGGAATTAGAAGATACAAGGCTGCAGCTAACTCACATTACAATCTAAAGAGATAAAGCATGAAAAAAAGCTCACAGTTTAACCGGCATCTCCTAAAGCAACTCACACCTCCTACCATACCTactactcaggaaaaaaaaaaacaagaaaagaaagtgaacaattattatttaaatggaatGAGCCAACTGCTTTTTAGTTCGAATTTAATACTTCTGGGTGCAATACACTGAATGAATCATACCGTAACTCTTGAAAAGTTCAGGCTGCTTGAGAGGCAATTCAATAATTTCTCTAATTGTTTTCAGCTGACTATTTAAGCCTCCTATCATGTCATAAGTTACTTTGAATTGGTTGTCTTGCTCTTCTGAATTTGTACAAATCTTTGTAAAATTCACTCTCgttgttgaagaaataaaataaaaagtatcagtGTTGTGCTTTGTTCCCACATAGGCTGACTTTAGCAATCTCTCTTCATTAACAAGTTGCTCATTTCCTCCTTTGGCCAATTCAAAACTACATTTAAGTCCTGTGATCTCTGCTAGTTCAAGTCCACTGTTGTCCCTAGGACTCTGTGTAACATCTGAAAAAATGTCACTAGCTTTATTTATCATTCTGTCATCTACTGGTTTGCAAGGAGTACTGCTTGATGTTGGATCCCGAGGCTCTTCCAGATCTAACTGGCTCAGCTGTAAGGCTACATCCAGGGTACTGGTGTCTATGTTGGACTGTTCACAGGCCATTCCTTGAGCATCAGTGTCATTCTGAGGCCTTCTCAATATCATGCCATCTGTCCCTTTCACTCTCAACACTTGCAACTTGCATGGTCgtccatagaatgtacaatacaAAAAGTTGCCTGGTAAAACAATCTTGCCatctagaaaacaattttttaaagatatatgttAGCATAACTTTTAcccatttaatgtttaaatagCAATTTACTCCATCTATTAATAAAACTACCTGAAAGACTAATCATATTAATAATTGCCATAAAAAAGAGACAACTTAATATTCCCATTTGATAGAGCACTATGTAAAGACAGAAGGACAAGATAACTCTTTACAATCTTCCACACTCAATACATCTAGAATCCTATCAACTTGTCAACACATAGCCAGGCATTCCATATCTAATAATAAACTCACCTAAAATGGCACACCTGCCTGATACTCCAAGGTAACATTTCTCATAGGAAAGACCAAGAGCTCAAGGGTTAAAAGTCTCAGTTCTAACACTGACTTTGTCCGTAGACAAATCATGTATTCTCTCCACTGCTCAACTACCAATCAATTGAGAAAAAAATCCCTATCTCTAAAGGACATTAATTCATTGAGAAGAACATTCTCCACACTGTTGAAGATAACTATGATCTATATAAGACTTCAAAGACACATTACTTTATTTACTGCTACCTTGCTtcttacaatttaaaaaactatttaaaatacgTCTCTCACCTAGTTTTCTCAGAAGACAACCAGTCAGTTGTTCTTCATTAATATCCACATTTTTGTCACTATAAAGGGCAGGGGAAATAGAAATCAGCATCGAGTACACCAGAAactaaaacataatataaaattacatatacatagtTGTAATGCAGACCTAGTCACCTGGAAATGGTTTATACAATACTGGAATGATTTATGCTTTTCAGATATTTCTTATAGCCATGAAAAGATGATTTGCAACTTGGTGTCCTAATGACCTAAATCAATGTTCTTCAAAATATAGAGTACTATCCATTAGTGGATCATGAAATCATTTCAGTCAATCTCATCCagcatttttttaatagaatacaAAATGTCAAAAGTACATCACACATAGAAAGGGTAAATACTGCTTAGAAAAGCATTACTTTCttatacatacattcatacacatCTATATACTCATGTATACAGGTACACACGTGAGTACATGCATGCACCATATTTGTGGATGTATACATATACTAGATcacaatgaaatgtatttttcattgtgtGTCATAGCcaacatttgaaaaacactgatctAAATTAACCATCCCTTTTCTGAAATTGCCTAGCTTGGAGAAAGGCTTTTACTCATAGATTACTTCACTTCCGTTCTATAATTTAGAATTTATCTTTCTGGAAAATTAAGTCCTTATAGGACATTACCTGAAGAGgtacaaataagaaaaagggaGACTAATGGTGTAATGGAATTTTATTCTGGAGAAAGGGCATGCCTACAGAAAAATGAGAACCCTTTCTTCCAGCTAATGATTGTTTTTCAGAAAGGTTGCTTGAGTATAGGAAGTAGGTACATCTAAAAATCTTGTGAAGAAACATGTTCTTGGACAGTTCTCAGAATAGGTGCATTTTTCCTTATTCCCCACATGTAAGTAGCCCATACCAGCAGAGGAGGCTACGGTTGTGAGGTTGTCCAGAGATCGGTGGAAAAGTGATAGTTTAGCTCAAGAAGAGGTATATTAGCAGACCCATCTGGTCCAAATCTAAGCCTTGTTCTCCAATCACCTTATcagcaacaaacaaaaccaatagtGTCAacttcattatttgcagattcaCCCACCTGCtacaatttatttgtaaccccaaaaTCAATACTAAAAGAGCTTGGCTAGTCATTCACGGACATGTGTAGAGCAGGCAAAACGATGGAGTCACTAAACACTTTCCTAGCTGAGGTTGAAAAAGAACTCTTGTTTTCATTCTTACAGAGACAACAAGAAGGTGGCAGAGATGGTAGGAGGCAGTGCAGTGTACAGCAGAAAGTGCAGCTCGTGGGTGAGCTGGAGATTTGAATCCTGACTGGTATCTGTCAGTGAGGTGGCCTCCGGCAAGTCACTCAACATTTCTGAACTACCacttctcttttataaaataaagaagtgaaaatCTATCAGAATGAGTTGTCTTGAGATTATAATGTATGGtaagatatgtatatgtatatatttaaactaaATATGCACTAAATATAGTAACGTTATTAGCATATGCTATTATGTATaacatacattaaatatttaaacataaatatgtaacattaaatataaatatatacatacattgctAATGCAGTACTCACagcaactttatagaacataCTTAGCACTAAGAATGAGAATCGACTGTGTATTcttatagagagaaaaaaaagaacaagggggaaatttcaaatcaaatgtatatataaactacacgGGAAATTGTATCTCCTTAAATGCTTAAATTCACTTCTGTTTATAGAACTCTGAAACCAGTTACATTTAAgtcatttctatttattaaacTCTGAATAGAAGATATTCACAAACGAGTATAAGAATGGTAAAAATACtaagttttgcttttaaaaaatgaataggtgCAGATAAAATTACTTCCACTAGAAGGAGCTCTAACCTTACTAATAAAATTTTTCAGAAGCAAACGAAGGGTATGATCCACAGATTAAAATTACTGATTTATCTTACTTGAAATTAAGTTTCTTGTCTAAGCTCTGCTGCCACATTTAAAACacaagatttttaataaaattgtaaaaaccaAGCTGCCATTTAAACATACAGTCCCTGTATAGTAGGTTATCGTCATCACCTAAGACTGCTGCGCCCTCAAGAGGTCACACTAGCTAGATCATCAAAAATCCAATCAACTGATGCCTGCAACCTGCAGCACTGTCTCAAAACACTCTAAAGATAAATACCATTTAATCTGTGTAGTACTACCTAACCCATAAAATAATGGGTAAGTTACTTCTCACCCAggccatttcctcatctttaaaaaaaaaaattttttttaatgtttgtttatttctgagacagagacaaagcgtgagtgggagacagaatcagaagcaggctccaggctctgagctgtcagcacagagcccgatgcagggctcgaactcacaaaccgtgagatcatgacctgagccaaagtctgtcgctcaaccgactgagccacccaggctcccctcctcatCTTTAAGAAAGGGATAAATATGGGCACCTTGTAGGATGTTTGGAGTattaaatgagagaagaaaaggtgtgtatgcatgtgtgtgtgctagTACACAGCTGGTGCACAACACATGCTGagttttcctttcccctcttccttttattttactgtttgctaaaatgttattaagttctctgaaaaatgtttcctggtttataagaaaaaaaaatatgctaatgCTCAAGCTTGAAATCTACAAAACtatcaaaagagaagaaaacattttaaaatcaaactaaTGACTGGAAAATGTTTTGTGATTCTTGCAAACAGAATATCCAAGACGACTGGTGATATACTTTAACTGCATTGATAAGGTGATTCAAACAATTAGTCTTTGATGAGGGACTTTCAAAATCTAATAAATATAACTGTTTTATTAGATTGAATAATCAAtgagttaaaatatataatcagGTACTTTGCTTGAACAGTCTTGATTAAAACTTATTTCTTGCCTATTCACTGTAATCTACTCCCTCCTTTACAACATCTCTGATTACACTGCGATCCAAGATGAAAACTACTGTGGAACATACATCGGTAATAATTCCTCTCACCAAAAAAATCAGGGCAGACTCTAATCACACGGCAATACAGTCTCTAGTCCATACATTACGTAGCACTCATCTAGCTTGTACTGTCTAATACAGTAGAACACTAGCCACTCGCCACGTGTGGCTATCGAGCACttaaatgtggctagtccaaattgagGTGTGCTGGCAAGTTTAACATACACAGTGGATTTTTTAAGACTTagtttgaaaaacagaatggaaaataacTTATTAACAGTTTTTTATAGTTattacaagttaaaataaaattttacaattgGTGTAATACTAAATATTAATATTGAAATAATGACTAACTtacatattaaatgaaatatttcaccAACTTGATTTTCCTTCCTAAAAGTGGCTaccagaaaatgcaaaattatatatgtggTTCACATTTGTGATTCTTGTTCTATTTCTGCTGGGCAGCACTCATTTAGATTGTCACCAAAGAAAAGCACCAAACCTGAGTGTCACATCCATTTCCTCAGCCTGAAGCACAGCACCCAATAGAGGCTGGACTTGAATGGCATCACCAACGCTCACGCCCACATTCTTTTGCGCCATTTCACTCAGGCCAATCTTGCCTCCAGGAAATCCTGCCACAGGCCAGGCCGTATAGACCTGCCcagaacacaggaaataaaaatatgagaaaataaatattcacagaaaaTCATTAATTTATAAGGCAGAAAACTAAGCACAACTAAGTATATGGATCTGCAAAACACAGTCCTCACCCCCAAAGGACTTAAAATCTGACACAAGTtacaaaaaactttatttatttatttatttatttacttacttatttacttatttttgagagagagagagagagcacaagtagggaaggggcagggagagaggggagcagaagatcagaagcgggttctgtgctgacagcagcgagctcaatgcagggctcaaactcacgagctgtgagatcatgacctgagccaaagtcagatgctcaaccaactgagccacccacgtgcccccaaaaaactttttaaataagtacTTAATTATGTCTTTTTGTGAAGATTAGAAATGATACCACGGTGAAATCGGTAGAAGATTTGAAAGGTAATttacaaaaaagagacaaaggcaTTAACATGCaataagaaaatgggaaaaaatactaAAGACAAGCTAACTGTAAGCCTGGCACATAAACTTCATCCAGGAAGTAGTGAAGGAGCTGGCACAAGAGCTTCATGGGAACCTGGATCTCATTAGACTTAAACGTTAATGAAGAGAAGTGAAGATTTCCAGCTCCAGATAGTGGTCTGAGCTCACATATTTATAGTCTCCACAAAACACagtgaagaactttttttttttcttttttaagaataatgaaaagaatgagaACTGTGCCATCAGCACCTAA encodes:
- the SPATA5 gene encoding ATPase family protein 2 homolog isoform X7 yields the protein MSSKKNRKRLNRSAENGSTSPSSASSSSGPSAPPGPGIAAAAGTLVVTNFLEKDDRVPKTFQNSLVQLGLNTMKSANICIGRPVLLTSLDGKQEVYTAWPVAGFPGGKIGLSEMAQKNVGVSVGDAIQVQPLLGAVLQAEEMDVTLSDKNVDINEEQLTGCLLRKLDGKIVLPGNFLYCTFYGRPCKLQVLRVKGTDGMILRRPQNDTDAQGMACEQSNIDTSTLDVALQLSQLDLEEPRDPTSSSTPCKPVDDRMINKASDIFSDVTQSPRDNSGLELAEITGLKCSFELAKGGNEQLVNEERLLKSAYVGTKHNTDTFYFISSTTRVNFTKICTNSEEQDNQFKVTYDMIGGLNSQLKTIREIIELPLKQPELFKSYGIPPPRGVLLYGPPGTGKTMIARAVANEVGAYVSVINGPEIISKFYGETEARLRQIFAEATLRHPSIIFIDELDALCPKREGAQNEVEKRVVASLLTLMDGIGSEGSEGQVLVLGATNRPHALDAALRRPGRFDKEIEIGVPNAEDRLDILQKLLRTVPHLLTEAELLQLANSAHGYVGADLKALCNEAGLYALRRVLKKQPNLSDSKMAGLVKITLNDFLQGMNDVRPSAMREVAIDVPNVSWSDIGGLENIKLKLKQAVEWPLKHPESFIRMGIQPPKGVLLYGPPGCSKTMIAKALANESGLNFLAIKGPELMNKYVGESERAVREIFRKARAVAPSIIFFDELDALAVERGRL
- the SPATA5 gene encoding ATPase family protein 2 homolog isoform X5, which codes for MSSKKNRKRLNRSAENGSTSPSSASSSSGPSAPPGPGIAAAAGTLVVTNFLEKDDRVPKTFQNSLVQLGLNTMKSANICIGRPVLLTSLDGKQEVYTAWPVAGFPGGKIGLSEMAQKNVGVSVGDAIQVQPLLGAVLQAEEMDVTLSDKNVDINEEQLTGCLLRKLDGKIVLPGNFLYCTFYGRPCKLQVLRVKGTDGMILRRPQNDTDAQGMACEQSNIDTSTLDVALQLSQLDLEEPRDPTSSSTPCKPVDDRMINKASDIFSDVTQSPRDNSGLELAEITGLKCSFELAKGGNEQLVNEERLLKSAYVGTKHNTDTFYFISSTTRVNFTKICTNSEEQDNQFKVTYDMIGGLNSQLKTIREIIELPLKQPELFKSYGIPPPRGVLLYGPPGTGKTMIARAVANEVGAYVSVINGPEIISKFYGETEARLRQIFAEATLRHPSIIFIDELDALCPKREGAQNEVEKRVVASLLTLMDGIGSEGSEGQVLVLGATNRPHALDAALRRPGRFDKEIEIGVPNAEDRLDILQKLLRTVPHLLTEAELLQLANSAHGYVGADLKALCNEAGLYALRRVLKKQPNLSDSKMAGLVKITLNDFLQGMNDVRPSAMREVAIDVPNVSWSDIGGLENIKLKLKQAVEWPLKHPESFIRMGIQPPKGVLLYGPPGCSKTMIAKALANESGLNFLAIKGPELMNKYVGESERAVREIFRKARAVAPSIIFFDELDALAVERGSSSGAGNVADRVLAQLLTEMDGIEQLKNVTILAATNRPDRIDKNLSSILTSHFGFVLVVASTGQENVNGYL